The uncultured Bacteroides sp. genome includes the window CGAGGCCATAGCCTGAAAGCTGAACGCTGTCATTAACAGCAAAACCAGCAAATACGTAAATCTATTCATACTATTTATTTTAAAAAGTTCTTTTTAACCGATTGTTATTTTATCCGCACACTGTACAAAGCCGAACGCCCCGTAATAAAAAGCGTATGGCCTTCTTTGCCGCCAAACTGAATAGTAGACGGACGCTCGGGAACTTCAATCATTCCGATTTCCTTTCCCGACGGGTTATAAATGTAAATTTGTCCGTCGGCTACGTACAAATTACCCTCTTTGTCTACCGCCGAGCCAAATTCTCCCCTCTCCACGAAGTAAGTCAGGTTGGATAAAGTGCCGTTTGCGGCTACATCCATCTTTACCATCCGCTTGTCGTACTCATCCGCCGCATAATAGGGCTTGCCGGGATAGGCCTCCAGCACAGCCGAAGAACGCGCAAGGTCGTAGCACTCGGGGATAATAGTGACCCCGTCCGGAGCCACAAAGCAGTATTTGGGAACAAAAACCAAAACTTCGTTAAAGTCGTGGTAATCTCGCCAACGATTAGAGGGGTAGAGTGCCTTCTGCACATTCGCAATCTGTCCCATCGGAACCTTCGGCAGCAGTTTAATGCTTTCTTCAGGGTTCTTCGTGTCAATAGCATATACCCAGCTGCCAAATCCGGAGTTTCCCCAGCCGCTAAAGGAGGTGCCATTGGCATCGGGCAGTTCGTCAATGTGTTCCTGTTTACCGTCAATCAAGTAGCCGGGCTGAGGGTCGTACCGAAAAACAACCAAGAGATTATCTTGCGTGTCGCAAGCCAGTGACAGCGGTTTCCACGGGAAATCGGCCAAGAGTGAAAGAGAATTTGTCTCTACCGACCATTTGTATATGCGTCTCATCCGGTTCTCGCAAAAGTAGATATTGCCTTTGCTGTCACGGGCAATGCCTTCGGCAAACTCAAAACCGGAAGCAAGGCGCTCTACCTTGCCCACCTCACCGCTAAGCGGCACTTTTCTCTGTTCTTTTCCGGTAATAAGTAAGCGCTGAAATTCCCACGGGCGAACTTCGGTATCACTATTAATGTCATAAATAGGCACATTCGTAGTATATTTTATCTGTGTATAGTTGTGCACGTTAAGAAATTCAATGCCCGCACAATTCCACGTACGCACGGAGTAAGGAGCCGGAGTTTCCAGACGGATGGTGCGGAACATATACAGGTTGGCAAAAAGCATGTTCCGGCAATTCTCTAATTCCATAGGCTGGCAATCGGCACTCTCGCGATCTTCCTCTTCCATTTGCAGGGCATAGACTTTCCAATTGGTCACGTTGTTAAAGCGTGCTTCGTTGCGCACATGATGTTCGATGGAGATAGCATAAATACGCCCCGGAGTAGAGGTGTTGTTTACATAAAGTCCGTTGGTGCTGTAAGTGCTGGCAGTCCAGATATCTTTAAATGTTCCGCCTCCATTGTTCGTTATCCAGAGGCTCCAATGCTGATTGTCCCATGCACGGTCTTTGCCTACCAGCAAAACCGGATTTGAGGGAGAACTTACTTTTGGTTTTCCATAACCTCCCCAAGGCTTAGCGGGTCCTTTGCTCAGTGTGCCGTGACCGCCTACAAACTTTACATCGTTCAGGTAAGAATTGGCATCCGCCATCCACTTACACCCCACTGCGCGGTAATTGTAAGCTCCGGTATTGATACCGATACCGTTAAGCATATTATTGCCGCCCACAGACGATTCGAGCAACGCTTTGGGAGCGCCGAAGCCGCTGAACGCAGGTGTACTTTCTTCCAAAATAAATTGTGTGGCAAAGGGATGAAGCCCGATAAGGCGGGTGCCGGGTTTCATCTTCACTGTTTCGGTGAAACGATACCAGCCTTGCGGCACGTAGATAGTGGAATATTTGTTTATTGCATCCTGAAAAATCTTCGTATCATCCGTCACCCCGTCGCCTTTGGCACCGAGATCTTTAATATTCACCCACGTTTCCATGGAGGGCAATGCAGGTATATCTTTTACTAAGGCTTGCGAAAGCTTGCGGAGAGGCTCAATAGAGTAGTTCGTGCGGTACTCGGGACGCGCAGTGAGGCTGTCCATCTCCAAACCATGATTGTACTCTTTCACCAGATAAGTTCCTTCGGCAACCGTTGTTTGCTTGCCACTCCGGCGATACTGCACCAAAAGCGGTACATTCCGGCATTCTACGTTACGGAGGGAAATCTGGTTATTGGCATTATCCTCATTGCTCACCACAATGGCCGGCCCGCTTACATTTACAAAGCGTGACTTTTCCATGAACAGCCTTTCGTGATAGTTCGGAGTTATTTCCACCACCGTGGGCACATCTTTCGCCTGCAAATTAACGATGGTAAAACCTACTTCCTGACAATGGATAGCTGCCTTGCGCTGTCCTTCAAAGTAACTGTCTACCATCATCATCTGCCATCCCGGAGAACATTTTGTGGTATAAATACCATATTCGCCGCCATAGAAGGCTACGTTCTCCATTTCATTGCCCACGTCGTAAAGTCCGGCTTTCCCCTTACCGATAAAGACACTCATATTGCTCACAAAACTATGTTGTGCAAAGTGTGTGCGCAAAGCCACCGCATACGGATTTCCATCCTCTATCTTCAGGTTAATGTTTGACATTGCACTGTAAAAGGTTCCGGCATTGGCATCATTCACGTTGTTTTCATCTTCCACCACACCTCCGGTAAACCAAAACATGTATCGGGCTTTGCCTTTATCGGACTCCACAGCTTGCTGATAACCCGGAGAGTTTTTGGCCAACACAAATAAGGGACGTTTTTTGCCATAACCTATCAGGCGGATAGCAGCAGGCACATAAATAGTGCGTGATATTTTATAAGTTCCTTCGGGAATAAAGATTATGCCGAAGTTCTGCTCCTGTTTCAGCTTATTGATAGCCGTCTGCAACTGTTCCGACACATCGGCCTTTCCATCGGCTCTGATGCCATACTTTTCGGGAGTGAAATACACCGCCTCAGGGTCATTGGGGCGTTGTGTGTAAACGGATGCTTCGTTAACCGCCATTGATTTCATCGCTGTAAGAAGCAAGAAAACAAACGTTACTCTTCTGATTACATTCATGGTTTTTTGTTTCTGATTTCTTTAAATACAAAAATAGATTATTCTACCATCTTTTTCACCCTGGAGCCTATCTGAGCATAGTACAGTATGAATAATTCTCCAAAAAGAACAATGCACCACGTCCACCGCCATCCGTGAATGGCATCGGCCAGCACACCCTGCAATAATGGAATAATGGCACCACCCACTACACCGATCATAAACACGCCCGATGCTACGGAAGTATATTTGCCCAATCCGGTAACGGATAAGGTAAAAATGGCTCCCCACATGATGGAATGAAACAGTCCCACGGCAACCAACAGCCACGGATTATTCGTCAAAATAGCCAAAGTGCTGAATAGAGTAGCCATAATAACAGTCACCGTTAGTTGCACGCGCGGCGGAACTTTACTTAAAGAACTGGCAACCAACCGGCCTATTAACATTCCTCCCCAATAAAGCGTAGCCATAAGGGCCGGAATGGAGAAATTTAGACCAAACAACGTCAACGAATCGAAGCCGAAGAAATGAAAAGCATTCCCTGTATTCTGGAGCTCGATTGCATACAAATTTATATTATTACCTATTGAAACTTCTACACCGACATAAAAGAAAATAGTGATGACTCCCAGCGTCAGGTGCCGGAATGACCACACGCTCTTCTCAAGTAATTCGCCTTCTTCGGCCTTGGTACCCTGAATATCGGGCAAAGAAAGTTTAAACAAAATACCTACTACCACTGCCAGAATAGCCATAAGTGCCAGAAACGGCATCATCAGTTGTTCTACCCTGACATCCTCCATAGCCAATCCGCCAAACACGATTCCCGTGACAAAAAAAGGTGCCATGGTGGTACCAATAGAGTTGGATGCACCACCAATGCTTAAACGCTGAATAGACTGTGTGCCCTTTACCGAGCATGCCACCAAATAAGGGTTAATCACCACTTGCAAGATAGTAGCGGATGCTCCTACCACAAACGAACCCAACAGAAAAATAAAATAGCCCACTGGAACTGTAGCCGAGAAAAGATGAACCACAGAAAAAGGAAACTGCACCGTGTACCATGAAGAAAAGAAAAACAAACCCAGCCCGAATATCATTACAAACAAGGCACGGATCAATGTTATCTTATATCCAAACTTGGTTACCCAGTCGGAACCGACCTTGCCCGTGAGCGGATAAGCCAAAAACCAGGAGAAAGTGATAAGTGTAACAAACGTATTCTTTAAATCGCCCACCCCGCTAAGAAAAGCAGAGCGTAAGGGTGCCTGAAACTGACCGTTGGCCGTAGTTAAAAAACCAACGACAAAGAAAAGAAAGACCAACGTGATAAAAGGACCTATGTAACTTACCGGTTTGCTATTTTGTGCTTCCATAATGTTTTTCATTATTATAAGGTTAAATACTTTGCTGCATCGGCATCAAGCAAAAACTCGCAGTCAGGATGAAGTTGCAAAACAGAAGCGGGAACGTCTGTAGTTACAGGGCCTTGAAGCATCTTCTTCACCATTTCGGCTTTGTGTTCGCCCTTGGCTACGAGAATTATCTTTCGGGTGTGCATAATTGTTTTAATACCTAAAGTAAGTCCGCCCAACTCATGCTCGGGAGAGACGTTGGTTTCACGTCTTACTCTGGCTTCAAAATCCGGATCCATAGGAGATACCCACGTTTCACTCTCAAACGGAGTGCCGGGTTGATTAATACCTATATGCCCGTTAAAGCCCAGTCCCAATATTTGCAAATCGGCTCCGCCCTTTTTCTCCAGTTCATTCTGAAACCATCGGCTTTCTCTGGCAAAATCATCGGAAATAGTGGGAGGCATAATGAAATTCTCTTCCTTAATGCCTAGCGGACCGGCTATCTGGTCTTTAATCATTGTGTAGCAACAGCCCTTATATGATCTGGGCAAATTAGTTAGTTCGTCTACATTAAATAAGGTAATGTCCGATACATCAAACGGATGCAATTGATAGATTTCACTCACTATGGCATGCATGTTTTTGGTGGTTTGGCCCGTAGAGAGTCCAATAACAGCGCGGCGGTTGGCCAGCATCTCACCAATAATTCTCCAGGCAGCTATACGGTCAAATTCTGCCTCGTCACGAGCAATCGTAATCTTCATTTTCATGGTATTTTTATTTATTTATTCATTGCTACGGCGGCAGCTCCTATCAGTCCGATAAAGTCAGGGTCGAGTTTAGTAAGTACTACGCCGTTGGTTACAAATCTCATTGTATGTTGATTCAATTTTTCTATTATCTTTTGATACAAAAACCCGCTAGAGACGATGCCACCGCCCAGCACCACCGTATCCGGATCTGTTACTCTGACAAGGTTCATTATTAAGTTCGAAATAGCCCATGCGGCATTCTCTACCAAACAGGTGCAAAGTTCATCTCCCTCCCGGCTCAAACGGTACACCTCCCTCACATCCACACGCTCATCAGCAGGAATGAAAAGAGAAGTATGATGCATGTCTTTTAAGAATCGGGCACTCTTGTCAAATCCTATGCCGGAGGCAATTAGCTCCACACAATCTTCTCTGCCGCACACACACTGAAGTCCAAGCTTAATACCAACATTGGTATGTCCCACTTCACCGGCATTACAGTGACCTCCTCTGACCAGAGCTCCACCGGTAACGATGCCTGCGGCTATCCCCGTACCTATATTTATATAAATAAAATCTTTTGTTCTTTGTCCGTAGCCCCACAACCGTTCGGCGCGCGTAGCCGCTTTCACATCATTGTCCGCATAGCAAGGCATATCGTACGCTATTGAGAGCTCTTTAGCCAGTTGTAATGGCGTTGTTCTGTCTATGTCTATCTGATGCCACACACCTGTGGCATTGTTAACTCTTCCTATCAGCCCCACTCCCATTGCAACGGGGCGCTCATTTGTAGCCCAGCCGACAACCGAGAGATAATTGTCTACCGATTCCCGAATAATATCCAGAGCAGACTCCTGATTAATGTATCCGGTTTGATAACGTTTATAGTTTAAAACGTCACCTTGTTCATTCACTTCACCTACAAGTAATTTGGTTCCTCCGAGGTCTAGTGATAAGTAAGTTCTATTCATGTGTCATTATATGTTTAATTTTTACAAGGGCACAAATCAAAATGATTCATGCCCCTGAATTACATCAGCCAAATTATTTCCAGCCCGGATTTTGATCAAGCGCACCGTTCGATGCATCAATCTCTTTTTGTGCTATAGGGAAATATCTGAACTTTTCTGTCCATCCTTTCGAACCCAATATTTCGGTTCCTTTGTCAAAACGCATAATATCAAACCAACGTTGCATTTCGTCCATAAATTCATAACCTCTCTCCTTAAAGAGTATATCAAGAATTTCAGCTTTACTCTTAGTTGTCAAATCAATGCGATGATTGGTGTTCTGGAACGCACGATCTCTGATCTGATCAAACCAGCCCTGACCCTCTGAGTCTACACTTCCAGTTGAACGTGCCTGTAATTCCGTAGCCAAAAGCAACACATCGGCATATCTGTAAAATCTGAAATTCACCGCATAATTATCCAGAGGATCCAAATCGCTGGTACTTTCCTTTCTGGCATGATATTTATAATGACCCAGCCATTCAAAGTTTTCTTGCTGATCACTGATTATAAAGGTATCGCCTTTAGCTAATACTCCATCAGCAACTAATTTCTGAACTTTCTTTGCTTCTTCTCTATAATCAATAACAGTTCCTTCGCGACGAGTATCGCCGGATGCAAACATATTGTAGATAGTGCTGGGCATCGTATTTTGTCCATATCCGGCCGACAAACCGCCTTCACTGGCAGATCTGGGATCATTTATATCGCGCCCGCTTAATGACTGAACTAAACGACTTCCTTCGCCTGTGTTGTCGCCGGCAAATTCGAGTTCATAAATGGATTCGGAGCAAAACTCTCCACTCTTCTTCCATATATCCAAATAATTAGGCATTAATGAATAACGGCCGCTGTTTATAATCTCTTTCATATCGGCCAGCGCCTCTGCATAGCGACTTTCATCTCTATCAAACAGAATAAGTTTTGTTTTTAAAACTCTTGCCGCATCTTTACTCACTCTGCCTTCCTGCGTATCTGCTTTATCCGGTAAATTGTTAATGATCTCATCACTCAAGTCACTAAGCATAAAATCATAGATTTCTTCTCTGGTGCCTTTTTTTACCGTATATATTTCAGAAACTTTAAGAGGTTCCTCTATCAGAGGAAATTGTTCATATCCCATAAAAAGATATGCATAAAACAAAGCACGGTAAAAACGAGTTTCGGCTGTAATCGAATTTACAAATTTCTCATCCAAAGTACTTGAACTTAATTTTGAAAGAAGAATGTTGCAACTCGTTACTCCGTTATACAAACCATAATCCCATTCGTTCCACCAGGC containing:
- a CDS encoding glycosyl hydrolase family 28-related protein, producing MKSMAVNEASVYTQRPNDPEAVYFTPEKYGIRADGKADVSEQLQTAINKLKQEQNFGIIFIPEGTYKISRTIYVPAAIRLIGYGKKRPLFVLAKNSPGYQQAVESDKGKARYMFWFTGGVVEDENNVNDANAGTFYSAMSNINLKIEDGNPYAVALRTHFAQHSFVSNMSVFIGKGKAGLYDVGNEMENVAFYGGEYGIYTTKCSPGWQMMMVDSYFEGQRKAAIHCQEVGFTIVNLQAKDVPTVVEITPNYHERLFMEKSRFVNVSGPAIVVSNEDNANNQISLRNVECRNVPLLVQYRRSGKQTTVAEGTYLVKEYNHGLEMDSLTARPEYRTNYSIEPLRKLSQALVKDIPALPSMETWVNIKDLGAKGDGVTDDTKIFQDAINKYSTIYVPQGWYRFTETVKMKPGTRLIGLHPFATQFILEESTPAFSGFGAPKALLESSVGGNNMLNGIGINTGAYNYRAVGCKWMADANSYLNDVKFVGGHGTLSKGPAKPWGGYGKPKVSSPSNPVLLVGKDRAWDNQHWSLWITNNGGGTFKDIWTASTYSTNGLYVNNTSTPGRIYAISIEHHVRNEARFNNVTNWKVYALQMEEEDRESADCQPMELENCRNMLFANLYMFRTIRLETPAPYSVRTWNCAGIEFLNVHNYTQIKYTTNVPIYDINSDTEVRPWEFQRLLITGKEQRKVPLSGEVGKVERLASGFEFAEGIARDSKGNIYFCENRMRRIYKWSVETNSLSLLADFPWKPLSLACDTQDNLLVVFRYDPQPGYLIDGKQEHIDELPDANGTSFSGWGNSGFGSWVYAIDTKNPEESIKLLPKVPMGQIANVQKALYPSNRWRDYHDFNEVLVFVPKYCFVAPDGVTIIPECYDLARSSAVLEAYPGKPYYAADEYDKRMVKMDVAANGTLSNLTYFVERGEFGSAVDKEGNLYVADGQIYIYNPSGKEIGMIEVPERPSTIQFGGKEGHTLFITGRSALYSVRIK
- a CDS encoding MFS transporter codes for the protein MKNIMEAQNSKPVSYIGPFITLVFLFFVVGFLTTANGQFQAPLRSAFLSGVGDLKNTFVTLITFSWFLAYPLTGKVGSDWVTKFGYKITLIRALFVMIFGLGLFFFSSWYTVQFPFSVVHLFSATVPVGYFIFLLGSFVVGASATILQVVINPYLVACSVKGTQSIQRLSIGGASNSIGTTMAPFFVTGIVFGGLAMEDVRVEQLMMPFLALMAILAVVVGILFKLSLPDIQGTKAEEGELLEKSVWSFRHLTLGVITIFFYVGVEVSIGNNINLYAIELQNTGNAFHFFGFDSLTLFGLNFSIPALMATLYWGGMLIGRLVASSLSKVPPRVQLTVTVIMATLFSTLAILTNNPWLLVAVGLFHSIMWGAIFTLSVTGLGKYTSVASGVFMIGVVGGAIIPLLQGVLADAIHGWRWTWCIVLFGELFILYYAQIGSRVKKMVE
- a CDS encoding glucosamine-6-phosphate deaminase, encoding MKITIARDEAEFDRIAAWRIIGEMLANRRAVIGLSTGQTTKNMHAIVSEIYQLHPFDVSDITLFNVDELTNLPRSYKGCCYTMIKDQIAGPLGIKEENFIMPPTISDDFARESRWFQNELEKKGGADLQILGLGFNGHIGINQPGTPFESETWVSPMDPDFEARVRRETNVSPEHELGGLTLGIKTIMHTRKIILVAKGEHKAEMVKKMLQGPVTTDVPASVLQLHPDCEFLLDADAAKYLTL
- a CDS encoding ROK family protein, whose amino-acid sequence is MNRTYLSLDLGGTKLLVGEVNEQGDVLNYKRYQTGYINQESALDIIRESVDNYLSVVGWATNERPVAMGVGLIGRVNNATGVWHQIDIDRTTPLQLAKELSIAYDMPCYADNDVKAATRAERLWGYGQRTKDFIYINIGTGIAAGIVTGGALVRGGHCNAGEVGHTNVGIKLGLQCVCGREDCVELIASGIGFDKSARFLKDMHHTSLFIPADERVDVREVYRLSREGDELCTCLVENAAWAISNLIMNLVRVTDPDTVVLGGGIVSSGFLYQKIIEKLNQHTMRFVTNGVVLTKLDPDFIGLIGAAAVAMNK
- a CDS encoding RagB/SusD family nutrient uptake outer membrane protein, which gives rise to MKKIIILSIVSVMACLVGCDDFLETNPRTQVSEEEFYKTENEVMMGEYAVINDIQERLMEVFSYASLMSDESETGGGLGEGVYKTKYDTFTFDPSTSPAWWNEWDYGLYNGVTSCNILLSKLSSSTLDEKFVNSITAETRFYRALFYAYLFMGYEQFPLIEEPLKVSEIYTVKKGTREEIYDFMLSDLSDEIINNLPDKADTQEGRVSKDAARVLKTKLILFDRDESRYAEALADMKEIINSGRYSLMPNYLDIWKKSGEFCSESIYELEFAGDNTGEGSRLVQSLSGRDINDPRSASEGGLSAGYGQNTMPSTIYNMFASGDTRREGTVIDYREEAKKVQKLVADGVLAKGDTFIISDQQENFEWLGHYKYHARKESTSDLDPLDNYAVNFRFYRYADVLLLATELQARSTGSVDSEGQGWFDQIRDRAFQNTNHRIDLTTKSKAEILDILFKERGYEFMDEMQRWFDIMRFDKGTEILGSKGWTEKFRYFPIAQKEIDASNGALDQNPGWK